In the genome of Tripterygium wilfordii isolate XIE 37 chromosome 19, ASM1340144v1, whole genome shotgun sequence, one region contains:
- the LOC119985875 gene encoding 21 kDa protein-like encodes MAGILKFLLILLAINFYTSVGRELNEKSSSTSAYQEFIKTSCGATTYRSLCISSLSSQASSIQTSPKLLAHAALNVTLSAAKSTSTMMYKLSQSHGMKPREVQAMRDCIEELSDTIDELRKSIREMGEINSSNYELTISDIQTWVSAALTDESTCSDGFAGNSMNGNVKTAVRGQIVNISHLTSNALALFNSYASLHD; translated from the coding sequence atggcagGCATTCTTAAATTCCTTCTCATTCTACTTGCCATTAATTTCTACACATCAGTTGGTAGAGAGCTCAATGAAAAATCCAGCAGTACTTCTGCTTATCAAGAGTTCATAAAAACTTCATGCGGTGCAACAACTTATCGGAGTCTTTGTATCAGCTCTCTTTCCTCTCAAGCAAGCTCAATCCAAACAAGTCCTAAGCTTCTTGCCCATGCAGCTCTCAATGTGACACTTTCAGCGGCTAAATCAACCTCCACAATGATGTACAAGCTCTCTCAGAGCCATGGCATGAAGCCTAGAGAGGTCCAAGCCATGCGCGACTGCATCGAAGAACTCAGCGACACCATTGATGAGCTCAGGAAGTCTATTAGGGAGATGGGGGAAATTAACAGCTCTAATTACGAGCTCACGATTAGTGATATACAGACATGGGTAAGTGCTGCTTTGACTGATGAGAGCACCTGCAGTGATGGGTTTGCAGGGAATTCTATGAATGGGAATGTCAAGACTGCTGTTAGGGGACAAATTGTGAATATTTCACACTTGACCAGCAATGCCTTGGCCTTGTTCAATAGTTATGCATCTCTTCATGATTAG
- the LOC119985803 gene encoding UMP-CMP kinase-like, with product MWRRVISLSSSISSSKSTLSNQAAYRLKVWESLTTEPKGGIVSWDKTPFITFVLGGPGSGKGTQCEKIVETFGFTHLSAGDLLRREIASNSKDGTMILKAVIEGKIVPSEVTVKLIKKEMESSDNVKFLIDGFPRTEENRIAFEQMIGAEPNIVLYFDCPEKEMVERVLSRNQGRVDDNINTMEKRLKVFEALSLPVINYYSNKGKLHKIDAVGTVDEIFEQVRPIFDACKDNWSTTGDKMRI from the exons ATGTGGAGGCGCGtgatttctctttcttcctcGATATCTTCCTCAAAATCAACCTTATCAAACCAG GCTGCTTATAGGTTGAAGGTCTGGGAGTCGCTTACTACGGAG CCAAAAGGTGGGATTGTATCCTGGGACAAAACTCCATTCATAACCTTTGTGTTAG GTGGCCCTGGTAGTGGAAAAGGTACTCAATGTGAAAAAATTGTTGAGACTTTTGGATTCACACATCTCAGTGCAGGAGATTTGTTAAGGAGGGAAATAGCTTCTAATAGTAAAGATGG GACCATGATTCTTAAAGCAGTTATTGAGGGAAAAATTGTTCCTTCTGAAGTGACAGTCAAATTGATAAAAAAGGAGATGGAATCAAGTGATAATGTTAAATTTCTCATTGATGGTTTTCCAAGAACTGAGGAGAATCGCATAGCATTTGAACAGATG ATTGGAGCAGAACCCAACATTGTGCTTTACTTCGATTGCCCTGAAAAAGAGATGGTAGAGCGAGTGCTAAGCCGTAATCAG GGCCGAGTTGATGATAATATAAATACCATGGAGAAGCGCCTTAAAGTGTTTGAAGCATTAAGTCTTCCAGTTATTAACTATTACTCCAATAAAGGGAAGCTCCACAAG ATTGATGCAGTTGGAACAGTAGATGAGATTTTTGAACAGGTTCGCCCAATTTTCGACGCGTGCAAG GACAACTGGTCTACAACAGgcgacaaaatgagaatttaa
- the LOC119985802 gene encoding LOW QUALITY PROTEIN: pentatricopeptide repeat-containing protein At4g25270, chloroplastic-like (The sequence of the model RefSeq protein was modified relative to this genomic sequence to represent the inferred CDS: deleted 1 base in 1 codon), whose amino-acid sequence MGKSGPTLGKNGGSLLQCASAPEPSRLTRHRFMCFICFLDALNEQISISLGGPDKTSLNCHWLQRVAKLVPIRIAHKGCRCPQGRQQWLYLYDPLHTYFFLKIVLNFSLMVTILRPSSYPVPTTSLHLYCSSNQRRKQRQFLRQRKHREQQLNQNKRGSLSFPKSYPTPLLTHHQPHTQTKLQALDSVLEELETALKNHVRVDIDTFASLLETCYRLRAVDRGMRIHGLIPTNLLRKNVALSSRLLRLYSSFGLMDDAHQVFDEMDRRDMYAFPWNALMSGYAELGLYEDAMALYFQMEEEGVEPDRFTFPRVLKACGGIGSVQLGLAVHRHLVRLGFGKDGFVLNALVDMYAKCGDIVQARRVFDKVDCKDLVSWNSMLTGYIRHGLLNEALEIFHAMIKQGFEPDSVAISSILACGWSLKIGIQIHGWVVRQGIEWDLSIANSLIVLYASHGNVEQARWLFDQMPDRDTISWNSIVSAHSKDPRVLQYFEDMENAGVLPDAITFVSLLSACAHLGLVKFGERLFLLMTEKYGITPIMEHYACMVNLYGRAGRLDEAYAIVVKRMEFGAGPTVWGALLYACYLHGNVDMGEIAAQNLFELEPDNEHNFELLMKVYSNAGRLEDVERVRKMMEDRGLGW is encoded by the exons ATGGGTAAAAGCGGCCCAACTCTTGGTAAGAATGGGGGGAGTTTACTGCAGTGCGCCAGTGCCCCTGAACCAAGTCGCCTTACCCGACACAGATTCATGTGTTTTATATGCTTTTTGGATGCTCTTAATGAACAAATCTCCATTTCTTTGGGAGGTCCTGATAAAACATCGTTGAACTGTCATTGGTTACAGAGGGTGGCTAAGCTGGTACCTATCCGTATTGCGCATAAAGGATGTCGATGCCCACAAGGCAGACAGCAGTGGTTGTATCTTTATGATCCCCTCCACACTTATTTTTTCCTCAAAATTGTCCTAAACTTTTCACTAATGGTGACCATTTTACGACCATCGAGT TACCCAGTACCCACCACTTCACTCCACCTGTACTGCTCTTCAAATCAGAGAAGGAAACAGAGACAATTTTTGAGACAACGAAAACACCGGGAGCAACAATTGAACCAAAACAAAAGGGGTTCCCTCTCGTTCCCAAAATCCTACCCAACCCCTCTCCTAACTCATCACCAACCCCACACCCAGACCAAACTCCAAGCACTCGACTCCGTCCTCGAAGAGCTTGAAACCGCTCTGAAGAATCATGTAAGAGTCGATATTGATACATTTGCTTCCCTTTTAGAAACATGTTACCGCCTAAGAGCTGTAGACCGAGGCATGAGAATCCACGGTCTTATACCCACCAACCTTTTACGCAAAAACGTGGCGCTTTCGTCAAGACTGCTCAGGCTTTATTCCTCTTTTGGGCTTATGGACGACGCACACCAAGTGTTCGACGAAATGGATAGGAGAGATATGTATGCATTTCCGTGGAATGCGCTTATGTCAGGGTACGCAGAATTGGGTTTGTATGAAGATGCCATGGCACTTTACTTTCAAATGGAGGAAGAGGGGGTTGAGCCAGATCGTTTCACATTCCCTCGCGTTTTGAAAGCTTGTGGAGGAATAGGTTCTGTTCAACTTGGATTGGCGGTACACCGCCATTTGGTGCGCTTGGGCTTTGGAAAAGATGGGTTTGTGCTTAATGCGCTTGTGGATATGTATGCCAAATGTGGTGATATTGTCCAGGCTAGAAGGGTTTTTGATAAGGTTGATTGCAAAGACTTGGTTTCGTGGAATTCAATGCTCACTGGTTATATTCGTCACGGGCTTCTAAATGAAGCTCTGGAGATCTTCCATGCGATGATCAAACAAGGATTTGAGCCGGACTCAGTGGCTATATCGTCCATCCTTGCCTGTGGGTGGTCCTTAAAGATTGGAATTCAAATTCATGGGTGGGTTGTTCGACAGGGAATTGAATGGGACTTGTCCATTGCTAATTCTTTGATTGTTCTCTATGCCAGTCATGGGAATGTAGAGCAAGCACGTTGGTTGTTTGATCAAATGCCTGATAGGGATACCATTTCATGGAACTCTATAGTTTCTGCTCACTCTAAAGATCCCAGAGTGTTACAGTATTTCGAGGATATGGAGAATGCTGGTGTTTTGCCTGATGCTATAACGTTTGTGTCGCTGTTATCAGCTTGCGCTCATTTGGGTTTGGTGAAGTTCGGAGAGAGACTATTTTTGCTGATGACTGAAAAATACGGGATTACGCCCATCATGGAACATTATGCTTGCATGGTAAATCTTTACGGGAGGGCGGGGAGGCTTGATGAGGCCTATGCTATTGTAGTGAAAAGAATGGAGTTTGGGGCTGGTCCAACCGTGTGGGGAGCATTGCTATATGCTTGTTACTTACATGGGAATGTAGATATGGGAGAAATTGCCGCTCAAAATCTTTTCGAATTGGAGCCTGATAATGAACATAATTTTGAACTTCTGATGAAAGTTTACAGCAATGCTGGTAGGTTGGAGGATGTGGAGAGAGTCAGAAAAATGATGGAAGATAGAGGATTGGGATGGTAG
- the LOC119986224 gene encoding 21 kDa protein-like, translated as MALTGFLKFLLIALAINFFTSSAARNLNRKPTSNANYQEFIRKSCSATTYPRLCLGSLSSQASSIQTSPKLLAHAALNVTLSAAKSSSIRMARLSQSHGLSPREVQAMHDCVEELIDAVDELGKSIGEMGQIGGSNFGLTINDIQTWVSAALTDESTCADGFDGKNMNESVKTAVRGQIVKISQLTSNALALVNSYASLQG; from the coding sequence atggcATTGACAGGCTTTCTTAAATTCCTCCTCATCGCACTTGCCATTAATTTCTTCACATCCTCGGCTGCCAGAAACCTTAACCGAAAACCCACCAGTAATGCTAATTATCAAGAATTCATCAGAAAATCCTGTAGCGCAACAACTTATCCAAGACTTTGCTTGGGCTCACTTTCCTCTCAAGCAAGTTCAATCCAAACAAGCCCTAAGCTTCTAGCCCACGCAGCTCTCAATGTGACACTTTCCGCGGCTAAATCAAGCTCCATAAGGATGGCAAGGCTGTCTCAAAGCCATGGGTTGAGTCCCAGAGAGGTCCAAGCCATGCATGACTGTGTTGAAGAACTCATTGATGCGGTAGATGAGCTAGGGAAGTCCATAGGCGAGATGGGCCAAATTGGAGGCTCTAATTTCGGGCTCACGATTAATGATATACAAACATGGGTCAGTGCTGCTTTGACTGACGAGAGCACTTGCGCTGATGGGTTCGACGGGAAGAACATGAATGAGAGTGTGAAGACTGCTGTTAGGGGTCAAATTGTGAAGATTTCGCAATTGACCAGTAACGCCTTGGCTTTGGTCAACAGTTATGCCTCTCTTCAAGGCTAG
- the LOC119986226 gene encoding pectinesterase inhibitor 4-like, with translation MESKFTTFCLTFLCIISSLLYISTAQPSLAAAATTTKTSSTADKTYVKKACNTTTYPKICYKSLSSYASAIKSNPQNLWGAALNLTLQVARNTSALVTSVLKTKGLSGAEVSAVKDCVDEIGDSIDELKQTLKALGRIGGPKAEYEMANMRTWVSAAITDEDTCIEGLDENKKISSSVRSKIRNYILNFARMTSNALALINTLKY, from the coding sequence atggaGTCTAAATTCACCACTTTCTGCCTTACATTTCTATGTATTATTTCTTCTCTTCTATACATCTCAACCGCGCAACCATCTTTGGCGGCGGCGGCGACCACCACGAAAACTTCCAGCACCGCCGACAAAACCTACGTCAAAAAAGCTTGCAATACAACCACCTATCCAAAAATCTGCTACAAGTCTCTCTCCTCCTACGCATCCGCCATCAAATCTAACCCACAAAATCTCTGGGGCGCTGCTTTAAATCTAACCCTACAAGTGGCACGCAACACGTCCGCATTGGTGACATCGGTTTTGAAAACCAAGGGGTTAAGCGGTGCGGAGGTTTCGGCGGTAAAAGATTGTGTGGATGAAATCGGGgactcgatagatgagcttaaGCAGACTTTGAAGGCTCTGGGCCGGATCGGAGGCCCAAAAGCAGAGTATGAGATGGCCAACATGAGGACTTGGGTTAGTGCCGCGATAACCGATGAGGATACTTGCATTGAAGGGCTTGACGAAAATAAGAAGATAAGTTCATCGGTGAGGAGTAAAATTAGGAATTATATATTGAATTTTGCTAGGATGACTAGCAATGCTTTGGCTCTTATTAACACTTTAAAGTACTAA
- the LOC119985045 gene encoding GATA transcription factor 5-like — protein sequence MNNAGIINGIEGYPFMTQQYYNNPNAHQEMNIGSSHAAGYMVNNSNGQFIMGSSSPSASAVGVAVNNLNSDLPAPTMKEYTLLNISNRRSTTGRKKSYNNNFNDPNKQCSNYNCRTSCTPMWRKGPLGLNTLCNSCGIKYRKEWKRNQDHEQEMMKKLQEGRGGTSDDAQDND from the exons ATGAACAATGCTGgaataatcaatggaatagaaGGATACCCTTTCATGACTCAACAGTACTACAACAACCCTAATGCTCATCAAGAGATGAATATTGGCTCTTCCCATGCCGCTGGTTACATGGTGAATAATTCAAATGGCCAATTCATCATGggttcctcttctccttctgcTTCTGCTGTTGGAGTTGCGGTGAACAACTTGAACAGTGACCTTCCAGCGCCAACAATGAAAGAATACACCCTCCTCAACATCTCTAACAGGAGGAGTACTACTGGTCGCAAGAAAAGCTACAATAATAATTTTAATGATCCCAACAAGCAATGCAGTAACTATAACTGCAGAACTAGCTGCACCCCTATGTGGCGCAAAGGTCCACTTGGTCTCAAT ACTCTGTGCAACTCTTGCGGGATCAAATATAGAAAAGAATGGAAGAGAAACCAAGATCATGAGCAAGAAATGATGAAGAAGCTGCAGGAAGGACGTGGTGGAACAAGTGATGATGCCCAAGACAATGATTGA
- the LOC119985804 gene encoding 21 kDa protein-like codes for MARAALLLLVIVILTIAGTAQPSSRSPVKSDAASFIKESCGATQYPAVCVRYLSVYAKAIKQSPGQLAQVALSVSLAKAQTIKTNVSRMKYLRGLKARELAAIKDCAEEMDDMVDRLTKSAQELKLMGRARGQDFVWHASNAQTWTSAALTDANTCLDGFSGRAFDGRVKASITVQVTNVIQVTSNALALVNKYGSIP; via the coding sequence ATGGCAAGAGCTGCCCTTCTCTTGCTAGTGATTGTTATCTTAACCATTGCAGGCACGGCCCAGCCCAGCTCCAGGTCTCCGGTCAAGTCCGATGCCGCAAGCTTCATTAAGGAATCGTGCGGTGCCACCCAATACCCCGCCGTATGCGTCCGATACCTCTCCGTCTACGCCAAAGCGATCAAACAAAGCCCAGGCCAACTGGCCCAGGTCGCATTGTCCGTGAGCCTAGCCAAAGCCCAGACCATTAAGACCAACGTGTCAAGGATGAAGTACCTGAGAGGTCTCAAGGCCAGAGAGCTTGCGGCAATTAAGGACTGCGCGGAAGAGATGGATGACATGGTGGACCGGCTTACGAAATCGGCTCAGGAGCTGAAGCTAATGGGCCGGGCCCGGGGTCAGGACTTTGTGTGGCACGCTAGCAATGCACAGACTTGGACCAGCGCTGCTCTAACTGATGCGAACACTTGCCTTGATGGGTTCTCGGGTCGGGCCTTCGATGGTAGAGTAAAAGCTTCTATTACGGTTCAAGTCACTAATGTTATACAGGTCACAAGCAATGCACTGGCACTGGTTAACAAGTATGGTTCGATTCCTTGA
- the LOC119986277 gene encoding MYB-like transcription factor ODO1 codes for MGRQPCCDKLGVKKGPWTAEEDQKLINFILTHGQCCWRAVPKLAGLRRCGKSCRLRWTNYLRPDLKRGLLTDDEEQLVIDLHANLGNRWSKIASRLPGRTDNEIKNHWNTHIKKKLIKMGIDPVTHEPLHKEEETSSKEQINNNQSNFGGDQQQQLSLKDCDHVSSSSADNNSSSSTDESPSLDPNCSEDDLLMSYILSDAFLDNSSWNFMATTKDDDQEFGLCNWSDESSSSWLLDYQDLKDEDLGTAYLNDMSMSIAPPEMNGNKH; via the exons ATGGGTAGGCAACCTTGTTGTGACAAACTTGGTGTAAAGAAGGGGCCTTGGACAGCCGAGGAGGACCAAAAACTGATCAATTTTATCCTCACACATGGCCAATGTTGCTGGCGTGCGGTGCCGAAGCTGGCCGGACTCCGCCGTTGTGGCAAGAGCTGTCGACTCCGCTGGACTAATTACCTACGGCCGGACTTGAAGCGAGGCCTCCTGACCGATGATGAAGAACAACTTGTTATTGATCTCCATGCCAATCTTGGCAATAG GTGGTCCAAAATTGCATCAAGATTGCCAGGAAGAACCGATAATGAGATCAAGAATCATTGGAACACCCACATCAAGAAAAAGTTGATCAAGATGGGGATTGATCCTGTTACTCATGAACCTCTGCACAAAGAGGAAGAAACCTCatcaaaagaacaaataaacaacAATCAATCCAATTTTGGTGGTGATCAGCAGCAGCAATTATCACTCAAAGATTGTGACCatgtctcctcctcctccgccgATAACAATTCAAGCTCCTCCACCGACGAATCGCCGTCGTTAGACCCTAACTGCAGTGAGGATGACTTGCTAATGAGTTACATATTATCTGATGCATTTTTGGACAATTCATCATGGAACTTCATGGCAACAACCAAAGATGATGACCAGGAGTTTGGACTTTGTAATTGGTCTGATGAGAGCTCATCTTCCTGGTTATTAGACTACCAAGATTTGAAAGATGAGGACTTGGGAACTGCTTATCTAAATGATATGAGCATGAGTATTGCTCCACCAGAAATGAATGGCAATAAGCACTAA